GGCGCAAAATCAACGGCGCGATTTTGCCCAAGGAAGAAGTCCTCAGCGAAAAATAATTGGCGAAGGTTGCGCGCGTTTACTGATGGGGCACAAAACCCATTTGCGCGAGAATTTCCTGGCCCTTGGCGGACTGGACGAATTCAACAAAATCCTTTGACGCAACTTCGCGATCCTTGCGCGTGTAAAGATGCAGCTGGCGGGCATAAGGATATTTGCCGTCGTTCACCGAAGCAGCGGTGGGCTCGACGCCGCCAACGGGAAGATATTTCACGCTGGAATCTTTCATCGTGCCGACGCCGACGTAGCCAATGCCGCCGTCATCCTGCCCCACCTGTTCGGCGATGCCACCGTAACTCGTGGCGAGCTTGCGGCTCTCCGCATAAGGCTTGTCCTCCATCGCCAGCTCCTTGAAACCGAGATACGTGCCCGAAATCGGATCGCGCGCGTAAATGTGAATCGGCAAATCCGGCCCGCCGACGTCTTTCCAATTCTGAATCGTGCCCGTGAAAATATCGCGCACTTGTTCGCGCGTGAGGTTGGCAACGGTATTCTTCGGATTCACGACCACCGCCACGGCGTAAGCGCCGATGACATGATCATTCAGCGCGACATTCATGCGCGTGGCCTCGCTCAATTCTTCCTTGGTGGCGGCGCGGGAAGCGGCGGCGATGTCGCATTGGCCGGCGCGCAAGGCGGCGAGGCCGTAGCCGGTGGCCTTGGTTACGAGATCAAAGTCAGCGGTCGCATGGTCCTTCTTGAATTCCGTGATGAGCCGCGGCGCGAGTTCCTCACCGATGGTATTGGAACCGCGAATCACAATTTTGCCGTTCGCGGAAGGCGCGGGCGCGGACGCCTGCTTTTCCGCCGGGCAACCGGCCAGCATCACGCTCGCGCAAATCAAGGCGATGGTTCGTGTCAATCGCGATGGGGAGTAGAGTGAACGTCCGTAAGAAAATATATTTTTCATGATGGCGCCTTTGTGATGATTAACCGGGTTTCATTATTCAGCAGAGGCTTTTGATAGCAAGCAAAAGTTCGGCGCGATCACAGGAGAAATCAAGGGGTGCGAGATCCAATCAGGCCGCATCCCGATACGCCCTGACTTTTTGAATCAACGATTGCACCCGCGCGGGATCAAGCTCGGTGAAACTCTGGCTGACGCCAGTGGCCACCAGAAAACAATCGGCGGTGTCCAGGTAATCATTGATATTCTCGGGAGTGATGCCACTGGCTATTCCCAGCGGGCGATCGCCCAGCCCCGCTTTTAATCGGGTGATTTTTTCCCGCAACGCCGCGTAACCCGTGCCGGGGCCGCTGGTAGTGACGACATCCATGTATCGCGCGGCGATGCATGCCGCTCCTTCCAGGTCCGTCACCTCACGCTGATATTTGAAGGCCACGCCGCCGAAATAAAGTCCTTTCCAACCACTTTTTTCGCGCGCGGCCAGAATGCGTTCGGCCTCGGTTTGAACTTCCTTGCGTTCATCCACCATCGCGTTATCCACCCAAATGCCGTTGATGTTTTCGTTAACTCTTTCAAAGATTTCCTGCGGATCGAGCCCCAGGCAGTTGACGCCAATCCACGCATTTGGAAATTGACGCCGGACCTGCGCAGCAATTCCCAACAGCGAGTGTGAACCGATGGAATGGTTGATCAGAAAAACGCCATCGCTATCGTGCTGAAAAGCAATCTCGGTATTTTTAAGCGCCTGCGCCTCGGCCTCGACGTGAATGACCGGCAGGACGACGTGCCGCCGTTTTTTAAAGATGGCTTTCATAAGCTTGAATGGGAACGCCGCCGAATAAAGTGCGATGACCAAGTCTAATAGAGGTTACGCGCGTAAACGACGAATTTTTTCGCGCGTCTTCCCTCAAAGCAATCTTCGTGCGCAACTTTAAAACTTCCTGTTCGCAAATAGTGTAAAAGCTGATACTGTTTTGGGCGCGGTAATTGTTTTAAAGAGACCATGACAACGAACTTTTACGATAATTTAAAATTTAACTCAGACGGCTTGATTCCGGCGATCATCCAGGAGCAAAAGACCGGGCGCGTGCTGATGATGGCGTGGATGAACCGCGCTTCGCTCGAATCCACCATCGTCACCGGCAAGACGCATTTCTGGAGTCGCTCGCGCCAAAAATTCTGGATGAAAGGTGAGAGCAGCGGCCACACCCAGGCGGTGAAGGATATTTCGTTCGATTGCGACGGCGATACGTTGTTGATCCAGGTCGAGCAAATCGGCGCGGCGTGCCATGAGGGTTATCGGTCGTGCTTTTTCCGCTCGGCTCAGGACGCCGGGAAAAGTTTCAAGATCACCGAGCCGCAGTTGGAGACGCCGGAACAAATTTACGGCAAAAAATAGATGGAGGATTTCGTCCCATTTGCGAGCCGCGATTATTTCGTGGTGCTCGCGCTGCTGTTGTTCGGCCGGGGCGCGGATATTTTCAGCACCTGGGTGGCGACGCCGAATCTGGTCCTCGAAGGAAATCCCGTTGCAAAAAAACTTGGTTGGAAATTTGGCGTGCCGGTGAACGCGGTGTTTTGTTTCGGCTTCGCCTTGTGGCCGCTGCCGGGCGTGGTGATCAGTGTAACAAGCCTGCTCGTTGCCGCGCGAAATTTTCAGCACGCGTGGCTGATGCGTTCGCTCGGGGAGGAAGTTTACCGAAGCTGGCACGTCGCGCGCATTCTCGAGACACGCCTCTCGCTATTTTTATTTTGCCTGCTGGGTAATACCGGCCTGACGGCGGCGGTGGGCGCGCTGCTGATTTATTTTGCGCGCGACCATTTCATGCCGGTAGCCATCG
This region of Verrucomicrobiia bacterium genomic DNA includes:
- a CDS encoding phosphate ABC transporter substrate-binding protein, whose translation is MKNIFSYGRSLYSPSRLTRTIALICASVMLAGCPAEKQASAPAPSANGKIVIRGSNTIGEELAPRLITEFKKDHATADFDLVTKATGYGLAALRAGQCDIAAASRAATKEELSEATRMNVALNDHVIGAYAVAVVVNPKNTVANLTREQVRDIFTGTIQNWKDVGGPDLPIHIYARDPISGTYLGFKELAMEDKPYAESRKLATSYGGIAEQVGQDDGGIGYVGVGTMKDSSVKYLPVGGVEPTAASVNDGKYPYARQLHLYTRKDREVASKDFVEFVQSAKGQEILAQMGFVPHQ
- a CDS encoding adenine phosphoribosyltransferase — its product is MKAIFKKRRHVVLPVIHVEAEAQALKNTEIAFQHDSDGVFLINHSIGSHSLLGIAAQVRRQFPNAWIGVNCLGLDPQEIFERVNENINGIWVDNAMVDERKEVQTEAERILAAREKSGWKGLYFGGVAFKYQREVTDLEGAACIAARYMDVVTTSGPGTGYAALREKITRLKAGLGDRPLGIASGITPENINDYLDTADCFLVATGVSQSFTELDPARVQSLIQKVRAYRDAA
- the hisI gene encoding phosphoribosyl-AMP cyclohydrolase, which gives rise to MTTNFYDNLKFNSDGLIPAIIQEQKTGRVLMMAWMNRASLESTIVTGKTHFWSRSRQKFWMKGESSGHTQAVKDISFDCDGDTLLIQVEQIGAACHEGYRSCFFRSAQDAGKSFKITEPQLETPEQIYGKK